The Pleuronectes platessa chromosome 11, fPlePla1.1, whole genome shotgun sequence genome includes a window with the following:
- the vps29 gene encoding vacuolar protein sorting-associated protein 29, translating into MLVLVLGDLHIPHRCNTLPAKFKKLLVPGKIQHILCTGNLCTKESYDYLKTLAGDVHIVRGDFDENLNYPEQKVVTVGQFKIGLIHGHQVIPWGDMASLALLQRQLDVDILISGHTHKFEAFENENKFYINPGSATGAYSALESNIIPSFVLMDIQASTVVTYVYQLIGDDVKVERIEYKKS; encoded by the exons TTGGTCCTGGTGCTAGGTGACCTGCACATCCCCCACCGGTGCAACACGCTGCCAGCCAAGTTCAAGAAGCTGTTGGTCCCGGGGAAGATCCAACACATCCTCTGCACGGGGAACCTCTGCACCAAGGAGAGCTATGACTACCTGAAGACGCTCGCTGGAGACGTCCACATAGTGCGAGGGGACTTCGAcgag AACCTGAACTACCCGGAGCAGAAGGTGGTGACAGTGGGCCAGTTTAAGATCGGCCTGATCCACGGCCACCAGGTGATTCCCTGGGGCGACATGGCGAGCCTGGCGCTGCTGCAGAGACAGCTGGACGTGGACATCCTCATCTCCGGCCACACGCACAAGTTCGAGGCGTTTGAGAACGAGAACAAGTTCTACATCAACCCCGGCTCGGCCACAGGAGCCTACAGCGCACTGGAAAG CAACATCATCCCCTCCTTCGTATTAATGGACATCCAGGCCTCCACTGTGGTGACGTACGTGTATCAGCTGATCGGCGACGACGTGAAGGTCGAGAGAATCGAGTACAAGAAATCTTAA